The Nostoc sp. 'Peltigera membranacea cyanobiont' N6 genome contains the following window.
AGCGCCAAGGATGGTTAGTACTCAGTTTAGTTGTAAATTTAGGTTTATTAGGATTTTTTAAGTACTATAACTTCTTCGTTGACTCTGCCTCAAACTTATTAATTTTTCTGGGTCTACCTGTTAGTATTAATACCCTTCAAATCATTCTGCCAGCAGGAATTAGTTTTTATACATTTCAAACTCTGAGCTATTCAATTGATGCCTATTTGGGTAAACTCAAACCTATTAATAATTTTTGGGATTTTGCTCTATTTGTAACTTTTTTCCCCCAGTTAGTTGCAGGCCCTATTGTCCGCGCATCTACTTTTTTGCCTCAACTATTAACTCCAAAAACTTTAAACAAGGTTGATTTTCAGGGATGCTTAACGCTTTTTCTGGTGGGATATTTCAAGAAAGCTTGTATTTCGGATAATCTTTCTCCCTTGGTAGACCAGTATTTCACGAATCCAGAAGCTTATACTGTCTTAAGTTGTTGGATTGCCGTAATTTCTTTCGCTATACAAATATACTGCGACTTTTCTGGCTATTCTGATATGGCGATCGCCTGTGCAGGTTTACTGGGATATAAGCTACCCCTCAACTTTAATTTTCCCTACTTTTCTGCAAATGTCACTCAGTTGTGGCAACGTTGGCACATTACGCTTTTCACCTGGCTGCGAGACTATATTTATAGCCCTTTGATGAAAATGCGACCAAAAGAAGAACGCACAGAATTCTTTCAGTCTAGAAATATTCTCATCCTGATGCTTACCTCTGGACTTTGGCATGGTGCGGCTTGGCATTTTGTTGTTTGGGGAGGATTGAATGGCGTTGCTTTAATTGTTCACAAGAAATGGTCATCTTGGATTGCTCCCTACAAGCGATTGCTACCACTCAGAAATATGTTAGGCATACCACTGACATTTTACTGGTTTTGTGCGTCTGCAATCTTCTTTCGGAGTAACGATATCACTAGTGCTATCCAAATAGCGAAATCTTTTGTATTCCTCAATTCTCCTGGTTCGGAAAACCTAAACATCCAAGTAGCTTGGATTTTTATACCTTTAGTTATGATGCACTGGGTCGCTTATAAAAATTGGTTGGCGGGCTGGTGGCAAAAAATTCCTCAATGGAGTTTTGCGGTTTTTTATGGGGTGATAGTTTCAACAATACTTCGGTTTGCAGCCATCAATCCTCAACCATTTGTTTATTTTCAATTTTAGTTAATTTTGTATTTTTTATTAAAAGCTATGAGCAAAAATACGATTTCAAATCAAATCAAATCTTTCTTCGATTATCTCTCGTTTAACCTACAATATGAATTGATGCTTTTATCTTTTAGAGGTAAAAGCAGAAAAGAAGTTTTTAGTGATATATATTATCGTAATCGGTGGGATGGTCAGGAATCTATTTCTGGAAGAGGTTCTACTCTTCAACAAACATCAGTAATTATTAAAAAACTACCAATTTGGCTGGAGAAACTTAATGTCAAAACAATGCTTGATGCTCCTTGTGGAGATTTTTATTGGTTAAAAGAAGCCCAACTTAATATAGAAAAATACATTGGATGTGATATTGTTGCTGACTTAATTACTACAAATCAACGTAGTTATGGTAACGAAGTCCGAGAATTTACTAATCTCGATTTAGCAACAGATTCACTGCCACAAGTCGATTTGATTTTCTGTAGAGATTGTTTAGTACATCTCTCATTTCAAGATGCTATTGCTGTAATTAAAAACTTTAAAAAAAGCAATTCTAAATATCTTTTAACTACAACTTATCCGGGGATACTTGAAAATAAAGATATTGTTACAGGTGATTGGCGAGCAATCGATTTAAAATTACCTCCGTACAACTTTCCCGATATGCTGGAAATCATTGACGAAGAAACGACTGAAAGAAAGGACTACCCACAAAAGAGTTTGGGTCTATGGAAATTGACTGATATCGAGTTAGGGAATAGGGAATAGGGAATAAATAAAAATGGGAGTTTTATATAAAAAATGCGTATTTTAGGAATTTCAGCTTATTACCACGATAGTGCCGCCGCCTTAGTTGTGGATGGTGATATTGTTGCCGCCGCACAAGAGGAGCGTTTTTCCCGCAAAAAACATGATGCGAGATTTCCTAAAGGTGCGATCGCTTATTGTCTCAAACAAGCAAATATTAAATTACGAGAAGTAGACCAAATCGTTTTCTACGATAAGCCATTGGTCAAATTTGAGCGACTCTTAGAAACCTATCTCGCCTACGCACCCAAGGGATTAAGTTCCTTTATTGCGGCGATGCCAGTTTGGTTAAAAGAAAAGCTTTACCTCAAAACGTTGTTAAAAAAGGAACTGGCGACCCTCGGAGATTGCAAAAAAACGCAATTGCCCCAACTTTTATTTACTGAACATCACCAAGCACACGCCGCTTCTGCCTTTTTCCCCAGTCCCTTTGAACGGGCGGCGGTGCTGTGCCTTGATGGAGTCGGAGAATGGGCAACTACCTCGGTTTGGCTAGGAGAAGATCATCAACTAACTCCCCAATGGGAAATTGATTTTCCCCATTCTTTAGGGCTACTTTATTCTGCCTTCACCTACTACACAGGTTTCAAGGTCAACTCTGGGGAATACAAACTCATGGGTTTAGCGCCCTACGGTGAACCCAAATATGTAGACCATATCCTCAACCACCTTTTGGATCTTAAAGAAGATGGCACATTTCGGTTGAATATGGACTACTTCAACTACACCACGGGGTTGACTATGACTACCCCAAAATTTCATCAATTGTTTGGTGGTGAACCACGCCAAAGCGAGGGAAAACTCACCCAGCGAGAAATGGATATAGCTTGTTCTATCCAACACGTTACGGAGGAAGTCGTTTTGCGTTTGGCCAGAACGGTCAAAAAGGAACTGGACACAGACTATCTTTGTTTAGCGGGTGGAGTCGCCCTAAATTGTGTCGCCAATGGACGCATTTTGCGAGAAACAGATTTTCGGGATATTTGGATTCAACCAGCCGCCGGAGACGCAGGGGGAGCAGTTGGAGCAGCATTAGCTATTTGGCATCAATATCATGAAAAGCCGCGAATTCCTAATGATGGGGATGCCATGCGGGGCGGCTATCTAGGCCCTTGTTTTGGGAAAACAGAGATTCAAGACTATCTCCAGTCTGTGAATGCGCCCTACCAATACCTAGAAGATGACAAACTCATGCCTGAACTTGCCGAAATTCTAGAGCAAGGAAATGTTGTAGGTTGGTTTTCTGGCAGGATGGAGTTTGGCCCGCGAGCTTTGGGAGGTCGTTCGATCATCGGCGATCCTCGTAATCCCAAGATGCAATCGGTGATGAATCTAAAAATCAAATACCGTGAATCCTTCCGTCCTTTTGCCCCTTCCGTCTTAGCAGAACAGGTTTCCAATTACTTTGACCTTGAAAGTCCCAGCCCTTATATGCTTTTGGTTGCACCAATCAAAGCCGAGTTGCGGATTCCCATGACAACAGAACAGGAGGAGTTGTTTGGCATAGATAAGTTAAACGTGAAGCGATCGCAAATTCCCGCTATCACTCATGTAGATTATTCTGCTCGGATTCAAACGGTTCATCAACAAACCAATCCTCGATACTATGAACTGCTGCGACATTTTCAGGCAAAAACGGGCTGTGCAGTTTTAGTAAACACATCATTTAATGTCCGAGGCGAACCAATTGTGTGTACCCCAGAAGATGCCTATCGCTGTTTTATGAGAACGGAGATGGACTACTTGGTATTAGAGAACTTTCTCCTCGCCAAATCGAACCAACCCCAGATACAGAAAGATGAATCTTGGAAAACAGAATTTGAATTAGATTAACGCCGATGAACGAAATACAACAACTCGATCGGAAAGGACTACGGGATTTTGGACTACTTGGTGGTGCGATCGCTGCTGGCTTATTCGGTAGTCTACTGCCCTTGATACACCATGAGTCTTTACCCATTTTACCTTGGGTAATTGCTAGCATTCTTTGGGTGTGGGCGCTGATTGCCCCCGCCACACTCAATGGTGTTTACCAAATTTGGATGAGAATTGGACTGGTATTAGGTTGGATTAATACGCGGATAATTCTCAGTATTATTTTCTATATCTTGATCGCACCAATTGGTCTAATAATGCGAGGCGTGTTCCATCATGATGCTATGGCCAGAAAGCTAGATGGTGACGTAAAAACTTATCGCATTATCAATCAAGTAAAACCTATAAACAAAATGGAGAAACCGTTCTAATGTTTGAAACAACACAAGACTTGCTGAAAGATTTATGGGGATTACTGAAAGAACGCCGCAAATTCTTTCTACTACCACTTATCGTCACACTATTGCTCTTAGGTATCTTAATTGTGTTCGCACAGTCATCCGTACTTGCGCCCTTTATTTACACACTATTTTGAGGAATGCGAGGTGGTAACATCGTCATTAAAGCGGTGGGTAGGGGTGATGCTAACCCTAGCTTTATTGCTAGGCGGAATTGTCTTAGGGCTAGCTGTTGTAGAAATTGGCTTACGCATTGCTGGCGTTGAATACAAGACATTTTATACCTTTGATGAACATAGAGGTTGGGCAGGACGACCTTATGCGGCTGGGTGGGTGCATGACGAAGGGGAAGCCTATATCCAATACAACAGTGAGGGTTTTCACGACCGAGAACATTCCTTAGTTAAGCCAGAGAATACTATCCGTATTGCCTTGCTGGGAGATTCTTTTACAGAAGCACGCCAACTGCCACAAACACAAGGACTCGCCGCCGTCATCGAACGCGAACTGAAAAATTGTCCCACCCTAGCAGATCGTGACGTAGAAGTGATGAACTTCGGAGTCAATGGTTATGGAACAGATCAAGAACTAATCGCCTTGCAAGAAAAGGTCTGGAACTATTCACCAGACCTCGTACTTCTGAATTTTTATCCAGGTAACGATGTCATCAACAATTCCCGCAGTCTCACTGAAAAAATGGTGAGTCAGACTGCTATGGATAATAGCGCCCTCATGAAACCCTATTTTGTTGATCGAGATGATAATTGGGTGCTTGATGACTCGTTTGTAAATATGGATATTTATCGCTCACAAAAGTCATTGTGGCATCAGGCTTATCTCCAAGTTCAAGATCGTTTACGGATTTTACAGATTTTAAAACAAGCAAAATACGCTTTCCCACTTCCTCACCAAGATAATAAAAAACGAGACACCCAACTAGCAACACAACCTACAAAAGTTTCTCCCTATAATGACCCTGAATGGCAGAATGTCTGGAAGCAAACAGAATGGCTTGCATACAACACTGCAACCGATCCTGAATGGGAACAAGCATGGCAACAAACAGAAAGACTAATTAGTTTAATGCATAATGA
Protein-coding sequences here:
- a CDS encoding class I SAM-dependent methyltransferase gives rise to the protein MSKNTISNQIKSFFDYLSFNLQYELMLLSFRGKSRKEVFSDIYYRNRWDGQESISGRGSTLQQTSVIIKKLPIWLEKLNVKTMLDAPCGDFYWLKEAQLNIEKYIGCDIVADLITTNQRSYGNEVREFTNLDLATDSLPQVDLIFCRDCLVHLSFQDAIAVIKNFKKSNSKYLLTTTYPGILENKDIVTGDWRAIDLKLPPYNFPDMLEIIDEETTERKDYPQKSLGLWKLTDIELGNRE
- a CDS encoding MBOAT family O-acyltransferase, yielding MVFTEFRFLFFFMIIFCIYWALQKHDHRKTWLLICSYIFYGVWDWRFLSLLLLSTVVDYFVGLMLSRPQVDNSIVKAEIQTTETVKNGWINFFSWDALLNKPINQQQRQGWLVLSLVVNLGLLGFFKYYNFFVDSASNLLIFLGLPVSINTLQIILPAGISFYTFQTLSYSIDAYLGKLKPINNFWDFALFVTFFPQLVAGPIVRASTFLPQLLTPKTLNKVDFQGCLTLFLVGYFKKACISDNLSPLVDQYFTNPEAYTVLSCWIAVISFAIQIYCDFSGYSDMAIACAGLLGYKLPLNFNFPYFSANVTQLWQRWHITLFTWLRDYIYSPLMKMRPKEERTEFFQSRNILILMLTSGLWHGAAWHFVVWGGLNGVALIVHKKWSSWIAPYKRLLPLRNMLGIPLTFYWFCASAIFFRSNDITSAIQIAKSFVFLNSPGSENLNIQVAWIFIPLVMMHWVAYKNWLAGWWQKIPQWSFAVFYGVIVSTILRFAAINPQPFVYFQF
- a CDS encoding DUF5989 family protein, producing MFETTQDLLKDLWGLLKERRKFFLLPLIVTLLLLGILIVFAQSSVLAPFIYTLF
- a CDS encoding carbamoyltransferase family protein, whose amino-acid sequence is MRILGISAYYHDSAAALVVDGDIVAAAQEERFSRKKHDARFPKGAIAYCLKQANIKLREVDQIVFYDKPLVKFERLLETYLAYAPKGLSSFIAAMPVWLKEKLYLKTLLKKELATLGDCKKTQLPQLLFTEHHQAHAASAFFPSPFERAAVLCLDGVGEWATTSVWLGEDHQLTPQWEIDFPHSLGLLYSAFTYYTGFKVNSGEYKLMGLAPYGEPKYVDHILNHLLDLKEDGTFRLNMDYFNYTTGLTMTTPKFHQLFGGEPRQSEGKLTQREMDIACSIQHVTEEVVLRLARTVKKELDTDYLCLAGGVALNCVANGRILRETDFRDIWIQPAAGDAGGAVGAALAIWHQYHEKPRIPNDGDAMRGGYLGPCFGKTEIQDYLQSVNAPYQYLEDDKLMPELAEILEQGNVVGWFSGRMEFGPRALGGRSIIGDPRNPKMQSVMNLKIKYRESFRPFAPSVLAEQVSNYFDLESPSPYMLLVAPIKAELRIPMTTEQEELFGIDKLNVKRSQIPAITHVDYSARIQTVHQQTNPRYYELLRHFQAKTGCAVLVNTSFNVRGEPIVCTPEDAYRCFMRTEMDYLVLENFLLAKSNQPQIQKDESWKTEFELD
- a CDS encoding SxtJ family membrane protein; protein product: MNEIQQLDRKGLRDFGLLGGAIAAGLFGSLLPLIHHESLPILPWVIASILWVWALIAPATLNGVYQIWMRIGLVLGWINTRIILSIIFYILIAPIGLIMRGVFHHDAMARKLDGDVKTYRIINQVKPINKMEKPF
- a CDS encoding SGNH/GDSL hydrolase family protein gives rise to the protein MVTSSLKRWVGVMLTLALLLGGIVLGLAVVEIGLRIAGVEYKTFYTFDEHRGWAGRPYAAGWVHDEGEAYIQYNSEGFHDREHSLVKPENTIRIALLGDSFTEARQLPQTQGLAAVIERELKNCPTLADRDVEVMNFGVNGYGTDQELIALQEKVWNYSPDLVLLNFYPGNDVINNSRSLTEKMVSQTAMDNSALMKPYFVDRDDNWVLDDSFVNMDIYRSQKSLWHQAYLQVQDRLRILQILKQAKYAFPLPHQDNKKRDTQLATQPTKVSPYNDPEWQNVWKQTEWLAYNTATDPEWEQAWQQTERLISLMHNETITKKANFAVVTLTTALQVNPDPVVRHHQEVSGLTDWFYPEKRIATLGEHEGFTTINLGESFQAYAQQNNVCLHGFDNTFRCDGHWNALGHQLAGEIVAKTLCEKGLTKIIRNS